Within Candidatus Zixiibacteriota bacterium, the genomic segment TCGTTTACCTCAAACCACTCCGATCAAAAACCTGTATTTGTCGAGTGCCTGGACTCAACCGGGCGGTGGTTACGGCGGTGTCATCCGGAGCGGTCTGAACTGTTTCGGTAAGGTTATGAAAGCCTGGGGGTAAATTCCAGATAAACCCGACAATTTAGCAGCCCGAGACCATTACGATTTCGGGCTGTGGTTGTATTACGTAAAAATACTTCGACTCTTCCTGCGGACAGGGGGATCGGATCAAGGGTAGTTGGCCTTGATCCGGTCAAAAGCTTTGTTGACTTCTTCGGGCGGGACACAGAAAGACAGTCGCAGATGGCTTTCACCGGTTGGACCGAAAGCAATTCCCGGAGTTGTTGAGACTTTGTTCTCTTGCAGGAGTCTTTTACAGAAAGCGGTCGAATCCTTTCCTTCATCGAGCAGAATCCTGGGGAACATGAGGTAGGAGCCATGCGGCTTCTGATACGAAAACACCGAATCCAATTCATCCAGTCGTTGACACATGAGATCCCGTGCCGCCTGGTAATGAGCCCTGAATTCCGCGACACAGTCCTGCGGTCCTTCCAACGCGGCAAGAGCCGCATACTGCGAAACGACCGGTGCACAAATAGCGAAAGGGATATGGGCTTTGGTGATTTGTGGAATCCATGTTTCATCCGCATGCAGGTAACCGATACGCCACCCGGTCATCGCGTAGGTTTTCGTGAACGTATAACAACTTATCACGTGTTTTTTCAACTCGGGAATCGATGCGAGGGAGAAATGCCGGTGGCCGTCGAAAACGAAATACTCATACGCTTCATCGGTAATGATCACGAGATTGTGTTCGAGAGCGAGTGCGGCCAGATCGCGCAATTGTTGTTCCGAAAAAACCGTACCGGTCGGATTATTGGGTGAGCAACAGATCATCGCTCGCGTTCTCGGAGTGATGCTCTTTTTGATCGCATCGAAATCGAGAGCGAATCCTTCTTCTTCGATCGTTGGAATTAGCACCGGTTTGCCGGAGGCCATTACCACCTGCCGAATATGGGTAGAATAAGTCGGCGTGAACAACAACACTTCGTCACCCGGATCGATTACGGCCATGACCGCCGCCGACAATCCCTCGATAGCGCCTACCGTTACCAGGATCTGAGCAATGCCGGCCTTCACATCATTGTCTCTCGATAATTTATTTACGATGGCTTCGCGTAGTTGCGGCAGACCGGAGTTCTCGGAATATCCGCCGACACGTCCGTCCCTGATTGCTCTGACTGCGCCCTCCTTGATATGCTCGGGGGTGTCGGAGGTCGGTTTGGCCCAGGACAAAAAAGCGACATCTTCAACCTCTTTGGAAAGCCGGGTCATTTCGTGAATAGCCGATTTCGATATCTGTGCAACTCGATTTGATATTCTGGGTTCTTCGCTCATAGGATTATCCTCCACCACAGGGCAGGCCTGCAGTTGTTATAGGTCGATTTCGGCTCCTACTCCTCCTGATATGAACTTGTTTGGATAAAGCGACCGGATCTCGTTGATATGTCGCGTGCAATGAGTGGGGCAAACACGGGACAGCGGCTCCAGAATGTCGTATTCTGCGAATCCGTGTAAACCGCCGATGAGGGCGTAGGCCGTTCCGAACGGTTTTACGGCATTCAGAATGGCTTCCACCCCGGGGTGGGCGCATCCGACCACCACGACCAATCCTTTTTCCGTTCGGATGGCCAGCGATTGTTCGATACCCTTCAACATGCCGGTGCTGTAGAAACCGTCACGGAGTTGGAACGACTCATCGACGTAGACCACCTCGCGGGCGGATTTGATCCCCCGCAGTTCATTGGGCGCATACACTTTCACCCGGTTGTTCCGGTCGAGGAAAGACGATAAGCCGCCACTATGGTCGAAGTGGGAATGCGAGATGAATACCTCCTCGATCGACTCCGGATCAACTCCGAGCACCCGCATGTTTTCTATCAGAATCGCTCCGCTCGCGCCGGTATCGAAAAGCAGTTTTACCCCGTCATGTTCGATCAGGCATGAAAAACCCCAGTCAGCCTGCGTCCCGTCTGTTAGAGATTCATTGTCGTAGAGTATCGTGATATTCATGTTAACGGACCTTCATTCGCATTTCGCCTATACGTTGATCCCTTTGAGGATAATGTCGCCGATGGAAACGCCGAGATCATCGGCTATCAACTTACATTTGGCCTTCAATAAAAAGAAGATCGGGCGGTGATAGTTGGACAAAGCCTCGTAGTTGCCCTGCCCCTTGGCGATTATGAATTCCGCTTCTTCCAACATCTTCCTGAACTCGGGACTACATGTATTGAGAACGGCTCCGGGGGCATCGGCGCCGGAGGACACGATTGTGGCCACCTTGTCGATCCCCGCTTCCAGCGCATCTTCTCGGGTGGCATCGTTCAAAATAGGTTGCTCACGTACGACGAATAACGTCGGTTTGTCCAACTGTTCGATAAGAAGACGGTCGAACACCGTTTCGCCGGCGTTATCTCCGATGTACAAGATTTGCCCGGCCGTGGCCAGATCTCTCTTGAAAATCTCGTAGTCACAGACGGCAAAATTACGAGTTAAGGCATCGTCGAGCGTGGCTTCGATATCGAACGTCCCGCTCGGGCCGAAGTCGATAATATTCCCGGCAATGGCAATGCGAATCGCGGTAAGCAGGCGGTCGTCCGCCTGCTCGATCACTTGTTTCATTTGAGGATAAAGGGAAAGAGCTTTGACCGTGCTTTCCCGTTTCAATCCTTTGAACGGATCGGGATTCCCCGTTATCCGATTCACCAGTTGGTAGACCAGTCGACCCGTTTCCGGCGGTGTGCTGTCGAGCGAGATATCCTTCAATAACCGGCCGAGTTCATCGAGGAGATGCTTGAGTACACGTTCATCGTCGGTCGCGACTCGTCCGGCGCGAAGAGCCTGCTCGAAAAAGCAGGGGATACAATCGAGATATGTCTTCATCTGTCGATCCTTTCTGCGGACGGTTGGTACAATGGGCTAATAGTGAGCTTAGTCGTCATCCGTACCGCTCGTCAGATCGAAGCCACACTCCTTGAGTCCTTCTATGAGGCGATCGGGATTGCGCGTCCATTGTCCCCATTTACGACTCATGTGTTCCGTCCAACTGTATCGTTCAAACGTAAAGGTCTCTTTCTTTCCCTGCTCCAGCGGCACCATATAGTCGGCCTTGCGGTAGTAATCCTGGGCAAGATAGCCGCGGTCCATTACCTCTATGGCACGGTCGATCATGGCCTCGGTCAATTCCGGGTACTGATCTTCAAAGAGAAAATACTCCATGGGATATCGCGGACGTGTCGGCGGGTTTTCATCGGGGAAACCCACGACGAGCTGGACGATGGGGAAGACCCGTTCGGGCAGGCGGTACTCGTCACGAATCTTGCCGGCCCGATAGGGGGGATCACCGATAAAACAACTTCCCATTCCCAGGCTTTCGGCGGCAATGACGAGATTTTCCGCCATCAGCACCGCGTCCTGAACGCCAAACTGGAACAGCGCCAGATCGCACGATCCGGTTTCCCAACCACGCTTGCGCATGATCATCTCGAGCTTGTGAATGTCGATACAGACCGTGAACAGGAGCGGCGCCTTGAAGGGAGCTTTCGGTGCTTTTCTCTTAAGCAGCAGGGAGCACATTTGCCCGGCAAACGGCGCCTGTTGTGCCGCTCGCACCAGTGTTTCTATCTCCTCGTCCGTCGGCATTTGATCGGTGTATTTGCGAATCGACTTACGATTCAGAAGGGTGTCGATGACTTGGTTGTGTAACATGTGCTTACCTCTGTTACAGGCATCTTGATCGGTCATTGAGACAGTATCGCTTAATCATAGCTGAGGCGAGTTTTCTCGTCGGTCAAAGTTGCCTCGATGATGCTTTTCCACTCCGGACTTTGCCAGGTGCCCAGCGGGTCGTGGACGTTCAGGTATTTCTGCGGGATCGGGTGTGTGCCATAGACGACTTCGAGACCGTATTTAGTTTTGATGTAGTCATGGAAATCAGTGATGTACGGGCATGGGGGATAACCCACGATCAGGCCCGTTGCAAGATGTACCACCTGCACGCCGTTCTTCTGCATTTCATCCACGGTGTACTCGACATTGCCGCCGGGGCATCCGTCGCAGGTCGTGTAACCAACCAGTTCAACTTCCGAATCCTTATACTTACTAAATGCACCTTCGCGGTCGCGCAAAGCTCTGAGGCACTTGCCGCCGGCACACCGGCGGTAGCGGTCGCAAATTATTATCCCGATCTTGATTTTCTTATCCATGTGATTCTCTCTTTTATCGTGTAGTTGTATTCAAATCTTCCGGTACTGTCAGTCGTTTCAAACCATACTTCTCACAGATCAATCACTCCATTATACATTGCCCCACCCTTCCGGGTCAAGGTGGACTACTGCTGAAGTTGCAGCCTGTTGGAAACTCCACGGCTCTGCCGTGGATTAACTGGTACATCCTGATGGGCGGCTGACGTCTGTCGCATCATATCGCGTCTGGTGGCCCACCCGTCCACGGGTGGGATATATCTGAAAACTTCGGATAAAGGTGCCCCACCCCTCGGGTGGGATTCGCGAAGCGAAGCTTTGACAACATTTGTGTGGTGGCAGACGTCCCGTCTGGTGGCCCACCCGTCCACGGGTGGGAAAACGCCGATTTGTACAAACCGAGTAGATAGGTAACAGATTAAATCGGCGACATAGGTAACAGTCATGTAGTGTAGGTTCCTTGGAACTTGCGAATATCTTAAGCTCAAGTGGTTGTCATGCCGGCGAAGGCCGGCATCCAGAGATGAGGGAAGGCGCGGAGCGCCCGAACATAACGCGCCGACGCAGAGCATCGGCGCGAGGAATGGAAGATAGGCACCTGCTTTCGCAGGTGCGACGTTCCCTGTGGCAAGGCTGCTGCAGGGGCAGACCGGGAGGTCTGCCGCCCACGAAATTTAGTTGTCAATATGATTTCAAATCCCACCCGTGGACAGGTGGGCCACCAGCGCGAGGTCAGGATTCTTTAATGCGTAGCGGCGGGGCTTGTCTCCGCCGCGATTGAGGTTTGTCAACAACCCGTCCACGGGTGAGGACGTCGGCACGTCTCCCTGAGAGACGTGCCCTACAACGTCAGGTTGCGAGCAAGCAACCCGACCTGCAAGACTCCCTATGATGGCTATATACCGATTGTGAACCTTTTTTCGGATCGTTTGTTTTACAATAGTCTATGTAAATAGATACCGGCATTGATTGTTACAATGGATCTGTCGGTACTTGTTTTCCAGGATATTATCCGGTCACCTGCGACAGGTCCGCTGGAAAAGAAAGGAGTCAATTAATGGATAATGAATCGACCTTCCCAAAAAAGAGAGTCGCGTTAGTCTGTACTAACTTCAGTATGCAAAGCGCCTTTGGTTTGTTGATTATCGCTCTTAATTCCGCACGATTGGGTTTTGAGACGATGATCTACTTCACTTTTGAAGGCCTGCACATGATTCGTCCCGGGCATCTCGAACAACTGCGTTATTACCCGACCGGGGTTGATCCGTCCGGCGCCGAGGTGGACCGCTACACATCGGAACTCCGGGATAAAATGGATCGCAAGGACATTCCCTTCGTCGAGGACATGCTCCAGATGGCGCAGTTCGAGGGTGTCAGGTTTCTGGCTTGCAAAACGAGTGTTGATTTGTTCGACCTAGGAAAGGAAGACTTCATCGAAGGCGTAGAGATCATGCTTGCCGGTGATTTCATGAAACAGGCGACTGGCTCGGATCTTCATCTCATGTTCTGAAATTTCGGATCGAGACGTGGTCCGGACGGCACGAGTTCGGACCTGCTGCTTCCTTGTTCGACGTCATGCCAATCTGATGTGCCGTCAGGCGTCGCTGCCTGACGGCCATTCCCCGGGTTATAGCTGATCCCGTCCTTTTCCGTTGACATCACGGACGCAACCATAGACATTCTTGATCGAGTGATTATTATTTATGAGCCGTCATCTTCCGTTATCGGGAACGCTCTCAACAGGAGGAATCGTATGCATCGTTGGAAATCCGGCTTCTTCACAGTGACCCGCTTTTTGACAATAGCCATAATCTCGATTGTCTGTTTCTCTCCGTTGGTCCTGGCCAATCCGGGAGACAC encodes:
- a CDS encoding pyridoxal phosphate-dependent aminotransferase, giving the protein MSEEPRISNRVAQISKSAIHEMTRLSKEVEDVAFLSWAKPTSDTPEHIKEGAVRAIRDGRVGGYSENSGLPQLREAIVNKLSRDNDVKAGIAQILVTVGAIEGLSAAVMAVIDPGDEVLLFTPTYSTHIRQVVMASGKPVLIPTIEEEGFALDFDAIKKSITPRTRAMICCSPNNPTGTVFSEQQLRDLAALALEHNLVIITDEAYEYFVFDGHRHFSLASIPELKKHVISCYTFTKTYAMTGWRIGYLHADETWIPQITKAHIPFAICAPVVSQYAALAALEGPQDCVAEFRAHYQAARDLMCQRLDELDSVFSYQKPHGSYLMFPRILLDEGKDSTAFCKRLLQENKVSTTPGIAFGPTGESHLRLSFCVPPEEVNKAFDRIKANYP
- a CDS encoding CGGC domain-containing protein, which produces MDKKIKIGIIICDRYRRCAGGKCLRALRDREGAFSKYKDSEVELVGYTTCDGCPGGNVEYTVDEMQKNGVQVVHLATGLIVGYPPCPYITDFHDYIKTKYGLEVVYGTHPIPQKYLNVHDPLGTWQSPEWKSIIEATLTDEKTRLSYD
- a CDS encoding ARMT1-like domain-containing protein, which gives rise to MKTYLDCIPCFFEQALRAGRVATDDERVLKHLLDELGRLLKDISLDSTPPETGRLVYQLVNRITGNPDPFKGLKRESTVKALSLYPQMKQVIEQADDRLLTAIRIAIAGNIIDFGPSGTFDIEATLDDALTRNFAVCDYEIFKRDLATAGQILYIGDNAGETVFDRLLIEQLDKPTLFVVREQPILNDATREDALEAGIDKVATIVSSGADAPGAVLNTCSPEFRKMLEEAEFIIAKGQGNYEALSNYHRPIFFLLKAKCKLIADDLGVSIGDIILKGINV
- a CDS encoding MBL fold metallo-hydrolase is translated as MNITILYDNESLTDGTQADWGFSCLIEHDGVKLLFDTGASGAILIENMRVLGVDPESIEEVFISHSHFDHSGGLSSFLDRNNRVKVYAPNELRGIKSAREVVYVDESFQLRDGFYSTGMLKGIEQSLAIRTEKGLVVVVGCAHPGVEAILNAVKPFGTAYALIGGLHGFAEYDILEPLSRVCPTHCTRHINEIRSLYPNKFISGGVGAEIDL
- a CDS encoding DsrE/DsrF/DrsH-like family protein codes for the protein MDNESTFPKKRVALVCTNFSMQSAFGLLIIALNSARLGFETMIYFTFEGLHMIRPGHLEQLRYYPTGVDPSGAEVDRYTSELRDKMDRKDIPFVEDMLQMAQFEGVRFLACKTSVDLFDLGKEDFIEGVEIMLAGDFMKQATGSDLHLMF
- a CDS encoding nitroreductase family protein, whose translation is MLHNQVIDTLLNRKSIRKYTDQMPTDEEIETLVRAAQQAPFAGQMCSLLLKRKAPKAPFKAPLLFTVCIDIHKLEMIMRKRGWETGSCDLALFQFGVQDAVLMAENLVIAAESLGMGSCFIGDPPYRAGKIRDEYRLPERVFPIVQLVVGFPDENPPTRPRYPMEYFLFEDQYPELTEAMIDRAIEVMDRGYLAQDYYRKADYMVPLEQGKKETFTFERYSWTEHMSRKWGQWTRNPDRLIEGLKECGFDLTSGTDDD